In Equus quagga isolate Etosha38 unplaced genomic scaffold, UCLA_HA_Equagga_1.0 73442_RagTag, whole genome shotgun sequence, the following proteins share a genomic window:
- the LOC124234252 gene encoding uncharacterized protein C21orf140 homolog, with the protein MPHFTNLLLRNIISRNLFDTTKRKQCLQYLKTLRMLQYDGFKTVYLGEAEIPESLVTGEDFNDGYYIQTPTWCIVHAGGSQGWVPWKYRMFLRDELCVKQEDNLFFEFCDAAKKAYGRCAIVVKERRLQDEMRPKEDKESVINLTSIVCCPEVAKSCGHELLSLPSPYNYLNPLDTAWSFLKWFIINNRKEFCLQSIDSVYSYQYILLSDLISKGIDRINPSKWKTLTNKVRRWENYYLGKFS; encoded by the coding sequence ATGCCTCACTTCACAAACCTTCTTTTGAGAAACATCATTAGCAGAAATCTATTTGATACCACCAAGAGGAAGCAATGCCTGCAGTATTTGAAAACCCTGAGAATGCTGCAATACGATGGATTTAAGACCGTATATTTGGGGGAAGCTGAAATCCCTGAAAGCCTTGTCACTGGGGAAGATTTTAATGACGGATATTACATTCAGACTCCAACTTGGTGTATTGTGCATGCCGGTGGTAGTCAAGGATGGGTGCCCTGGAAATATCGGATGTTCCTAAGAGATGAGTTATGCGTCAAACAAGAAGACAACCTCTTCTTCGAGTTCTGTGATGCAGCAAAGAAGGCCTATGGGAGGTGCGCCATTGTGGTCAAAGAGAGAAGGCTGCAGGATGAGATGAGGCCAAAGGAAGATAAAGAGTCAGTCATTAACTTAACGAGCATCGTGTGTTGCCCTGAGGTGGCCAAGTCCTGTGGCCATGAactgctctctctgccttccccttACAATTACCTGAACCCTTTAGACACAGCCTGGTCTTTTCTGAAATGGTTTATCATCAATAACAGAAAGGAGTTTTGTTTGCAGTCCATTGACAGTGTCTATTCTTACCAGTATATACTTTTAAGTGATTTAATTAGCAAAGGGATTGACAGGATAAACCCAAGCAAATGGAAAACACTAACTAACAAAGTGCGGAGATGGGAAAACTACTATCTTGGTAAATTTTCTTGA